One region of Bartonella alsatica genomic DNA includes:
- a CDS encoding Hsp33 family molecular chaperone, whose translation MHKQITDEASLNDIYLCEDDTVIPFQVEELNIRGRAVQLGEALNSILTRHQYPEPVSYLLAEALVLTVLLGTSVKLKGKFILQTHSNGPVNMLVCNFSPPSNLRGYARFNKEQLKQAIANNQTSSEALLGKGTLAFTIYQGSYTQPYQGIVTLDGTDLQEASRIYFDQSEQIPTDIRLAVAILFNRDQQGKTHKNWRAGGILTQFLPKALSHRKIYDPHKKLEETKNLAQLEDQWQETKALMATIENTELTDPQVGSKQLLFRLFHEHSVRVFNPFSLVNQCSCSREKIKGILEGFPIDERNKMIKNKYISVTCEFCSTTYRFKLQEFPENKT comes from the coding sequence ATGCACAAACAAATCACAGATGAGGCCTCTCTTAATGATATCTACTTGTGTGAAGATGATACTGTTATTCCTTTTCAAGTTGAAGAACTTAATATTCGTGGGCGTGCTGTACAACTTGGTGAAGCTTTAAATTCTATTCTTACAAGACATCAATATCCTGAACCGGTTTCTTATCTTTTAGCAGAAGCTTTGGTTTTGACCGTTCTGCTTGGAACTTCCGTAAAACTTAAGGGAAAATTTATTTTACAAACCCATTCCAATGGACCGGTTAATATGTTGGTATGCAATTTCTCTCCTCCCTCCAATCTACGCGGTTATGCCCGTTTTAACAAAGAACAATTAAAACAAGCAATCGCCAATAATCAAACATCTTCAGAAGCTCTTTTGGGAAAAGGCACTTTAGCTTTTACCATCTACCAAGGCTCCTATACCCAGCCTTATCAGGGAATAGTCACATTAGATGGAACAGATTTACAAGAAGCTTCCCGTATTTATTTTGATCAATCAGAACAAATTCCCACCGATATCCGTTTGGCAGTCGCTATATTGTTCAACCGCGACCAACAAGGAAAAACACATAAAAACTGGCGAGCAGGAGGTATTTTGACCCAATTCTTGCCTAAAGCATTATCTCATCGTAAAATATATGATCCCCATAAAAAACTGGAAGAAACGAAAAACCTCGCACAACTTGAAGACCAATGGCAAGAAACAAAAGCACTGATGGCGACCATTGAAAATACAGAATTGACAGATCCCCAAGTCGGCAGTAAACAGCTATTATTCCGCCTTTTCCATGAACACAGTGTTAGAGTTTTTAATCCATTTTCTCTTGTAAACCAATGCTCTTGTTCACGTGAAAAAATTAAAGGAATACTGGAAGGCTTTCCTATTGATGAACGGAATAAAATGATCAAAAACAAATATATTTCAGTCACATGCGAATTTTGCTCAACAACTTATCGTTTTAAACTACAAGAATTCCCTGAAAATAAAACTTAA
- a CDS encoding Smr/MutS family protein has product MSTYKSRQKRHLLASQDYLLWEMVCRTTIPLHDKYHSSLTKEIANINNKKQCVTSIFSLSQRNQQKQTVIKKGKGAVAQVHKIHCFNRVTYRKIAKGNYPIEARLDLHGCMQEDAYFSLKNFLQSSQENGLRYVLVITGKGQSPGSVGALYKFVPHWLSTPTFCYYVHAFEKAARQHGGEGALYVWLRRFVPDQGHDVI; this is encoded by the coding sequence ATGTCCACATATAAATCGAGACAAAAAAGACATTTATTGGCTTCACAAGATTATCTTTTATGGGAGATGGTTTGTCGTACGACAATACCGCTTCATGATAAGTATCATTCTTCTCTTACAAAAGAAATTGCAAATATTAATAATAAAAAACAGTGCGTAACATCGATCTTTTCTTTGTCTCAAAGAAACCAACAGAAACAAACAGTAATTAAAAAAGGAAAGGGGGCAGTTGCACAGGTACATAAAATCCATTGCTTCAATCGTGTTACGTATCGTAAAATTGCCAAAGGTAATTATCCTATAGAGGCGCGTCTTGATCTTCATGGTTGTATGCAGGAAGACGCTTATTTTTCCTTAAAAAATTTTTTACAATCATCTCAGGAGAACGGATTGCGTTATGTACTTGTTATCACAGGAAAAGGCCAGTCACCTGGGAGTGTTGGTGCTTTGTATAAGTTTGTCCCTCATTGGTTATCAACACCAACTTTTTGTTATTATGTTCATGCCTTTGAAAAAGCAGCTCGCCAACATGGTGGGGAAGGTGCGCTTTATGTGTGGTTGCGCCGTTTTGTTCCGGACCAAGGGCATGATGTTATATGA
- a CDS encoding aspartate aminotransferase family protein, whose protein sequence is MHTPAIQPLYKCFTRRNLHFKKGDGVWLISDKGERYLDLTSGIAVNAVGYAHPKLVEALKRQAERLWHVSNLFQSPEQESLAARLCANSFADKVFFCNSGAEALECAFKTARHYHYASGHPKRVEIITFEGAFHGRTLATLAATGHEKYLEGFGPKTGGFIQIPFCDEKALRNAINKNTAAILIEPIQGEGGIRIVSHEYLEFLRKICNDHNLLLILDEVQTGIGRTGKLFAYEWSNIVPDILTLAKGLGGGFPLGACLATEKAAKSMTPGTHGSTFGGNLLGMAVGDSVLDIILEPSFLHHVQYVGDQLKSGLSRIINTYPDIICAIQGMGLMIGIQCVIPSNIVVSALEKEYVLSVGANNNVVRLLPPLIIKEEEIDESLHRIEKAIAYLSQKNKKGQVS, encoded by the coding sequence ATGCACACTCCTGCTATACAGCCACTTTACAAGTGCTTTACTCGACGTAACTTGCATTTCAAAAAAGGCGATGGTGTGTGGCTTATTTCCGATAAAGGGGAGCGTTATCTTGATTTAACATCTGGCATTGCTGTCAATGCAGTAGGGTATGCACATCCAAAATTGGTCGAAGCCCTTAAAAGACAAGCTGAAAGACTTTGGCATGTGTCCAATCTTTTTCAATCACCTGAGCAAGAATCTCTTGCTGCACGTCTTTGTGCAAACAGCTTTGCCGATAAGGTTTTTTTCTGCAATTCTGGCGCTGAAGCATTAGAATGTGCATTTAAAACTGCTCGTCACTATCATTATGCATCTGGGCATCCAAAACGCGTTGAAATTATTACTTTTGAAGGTGCATTTCATGGACGCACACTTGCAACGCTTGCTGCTACCGGACACGAAAAATATCTTGAAGGCTTTGGACCCAAAACCGGTGGATTTATTCAAATTCCCTTTTGTGATGAAAAGGCTTTGCGTAACGCTATCAATAAAAATACCGCTGCTATTCTTATTGAACCCATTCAGGGAGAAGGAGGAATACGAATAGTTTCTCATGAATATTTGGAGTTTTTGCGCAAAATATGCAATGATCATAATTTATTATTGATATTAGATGAGGTCCAAACGGGTATCGGACGAACAGGAAAGTTGTTTGCCTATGAATGGAGTAATATCGTACCTGATATTCTTACCCTCGCAAAAGGTCTAGGTGGTGGATTTCCATTGGGAGCTTGTCTTGCAACAGAAAAAGCTGCAAAAAGTATGACACCAGGAACCCATGGATCGACCTTTGGAGGGAATCTGCTTGGAATGGCAGTAGGCGATAGTGTTCTTGATATCATATTAGAACCAAGCTTTCTCCATCATGTTCAGTACGTAGGCGATCAGCTAAAAAGTGGACTTTCGAGGATTATCAATACCTATCCTGATATTATCTGCGCAATTCAGGGTATGGGTCTTATGATAGGCATTCAGTGTGTCATTCCCTCAAATATTGTCGTAAGTGCCTTAGAAAAAGAATATGTTCTCAGTGTTGGAGCCAATAATAATGTAGTGCGCTTATTGCCTCCTCTTATCATCAAAGAAGAAGAAATAGATGAAAGCTTGCATCGCATTGAAAAAGCAATTGCTTATCTTTCGCAAAAAAATAAAAAAGGACAAGTATCATAA